The following nucleotide sequence is from Kineobactrum salinum.
GGACGGGAACCGTGCCCGCTGCCGTCGTGGACGCTTTTGGCGTGGAGCAGGGTACCCGGATGAACGCCGCTATTGCCGGTGGCGCGGACTACCTGTGCGAACTGGTGCGGGAATTCGACCTGCAGGTCGATTTGGATCCATCCGGCATCCTGATGGCCGCGCACAAGCCCGCGGCGCGCGCCGGCCTCGAGGAGATGGCGCGGCAGTGGACTGCGCTGGGCAATCCGATGACGCCCATTGATCGCGGTGAACTGGTTCGTCTTGCCGGCACCGGCCGGCATGCAGGGGGATTCTGCTGCGCCGTGCGGGAACACTCAATCCGATGGCATTGGCGCGAGGGCTGGCCCGGGCCGCGCGGCAGTGTGGCGCCCCCGTTTTCACGGGTGTCCGGGCGCATAGCCTGCATCGGGCTGGTGGCGGCTGGCGGTTGGTCACGTCGGCGGGCGAGGTGCGGGCCCGGACCGTGGTGTTGGCCACCCATACCGATAGCGGCCAACTCTGGCCCGGCCTGGCCGGTAGCTACTATCGGCTGCCGCTGGCGATGGTAGCCACCGCTCCGCTGGCTGCGGCGCAGGCGGCGGCACTGCTTCCCGGTGGCATGCCGCTGGCCGATTCCAGCCCGTACAACCTGTTTTGGATCATGCTCGACAGGGAGCGCCGGTTGGTGGCCTCCCTGCCCCCGTCGCTGCTGCGCCCCGATAGCCCGTCCCGGGTTGCGGCTCCGTTGCAGGCGCGGCTGCAACGCCTGTTCCCGGGCCTCGGCACGCTGCCCTGGGACAAGGTCTGGACTGGCTGGGTTGATATGGTGCCCGACCGTCTGCCACGTATTTTTCAGCCCGTGCCGAATCTCTATGTGCCATTGGGTTACTCGGGCCAGGGCATAGTCAACGCTACCGTGCTGGGACGGGAGCTGGGAGGCGCGATTGCAAAGGATGACTTTGCCGACTGTGCGTTTGCCATCACGGACATCCGCCCGGCGCCGTTGGCTGGCCTGCTGCCCCGGCTGACGCAGGCCGTCATCTTTCCACTGATCAGAACCGGCAACCGCTTGTTCCTGTGATCACGGTAATCCCCGGGAGTCGAACATGACTGACAAAACCAAGGCGGTAGTAGGTGCAGTGCAACTTGAGCGCGTTATTGACGCCCCCGCGGACCGGGTCTGGACCCTGCTGCGCTGGGAGAATGTAGCTGCCTTGGCGGCAGGGGGATTCTTCGCCAGCGCGGAATATGAAGGACTACCGAACCGGCCCGGTGCAATCCGGCGACTGGTCTTTGAGGGCGCACCGCCGCTGGTGGAACGGCTTGAGACATTCGACGAAAGTAACATGCACTATACCTACCGCATCTTGGAACCGGGACCAATGCCGGTCGTGACTTATGTGGGGGCGGTGGGAGTAGTCAGTCTGGGCGAGAGTCGTTGCAGGGTGGTGCTGGAGGCCCGCTTTGAACCCGTGCGGGGCGTGGGCGTCGATGACTTTCGTGCACTGTATCGCCAGAACAATACTCTGTTGCTGAATTTCCTGGCGGGTAGAGTGGATGCCTGAGCGATATCGAGACTGCCCACGCGGCGGCCGTCGCGTTGCCTGTAGCGAGTGCCAGCGGTGCGGCTGGTACTGGTGGGCGCGCGCCCAGTAGCAGCGTTATCTTCGTTCTGTTTGTAAATATCTCGAAAATCGCCCATATTCAGCAAGCAGAGGATCTTCGGCGCTCGCGAGCTGCCTTCGCTACCGCTCACTGCTGCGCTGGTGTTCTTCGGGGCCATCGGCGCCAGGCTCTTCCACGACTGAATGCCCCGACGCCGGTGCAAGCGGAAGATCCTGTGTTGCAGGAGGAATGACTATGTCTGTATTGAGTCGCGGTGGCCTAATTGCCTTGATCCTGGCGTTGACCAGCCTGAACCTCACTGGCTGCAGTACCAACCCGGTGACCGGGGAGAGTGAATTTTCGCTGGTATCTCCAGCCCAGGAGATCAGTATCGGCGAACAGCAGTACCTGCCGTCCAGGCAGAGTCAGGGTGGCGATTATCAGGTGGATAGGGAGCTCTCTGAGTATGTGAACAGGGTAGGACAGCGACTGGCGGCGGTGAGCGATAGCGATTTGCCCTATGAGTTCAGTGTTCTCAATAACGGCGTGCCCAACGCCTGGGCGCTGCCCGGCGGCAAGATCGCGATCAACCGCGGGTTGTTGGTGGAGCTGGGTAGCGAGGCCGAGCTGGCTGCGGTGCTGGGTCATGAGATCGTGCACGCGGCGGCCCGCCATGGCGCCCAGTCAGTGACCCGCGGTACTTTGCTCCAGGGTGCGCTGGTGGTGGGGATGATCGCTTCTGCCGACAGCGAATATTCCAATCTGATTGTGGGCGGGGCCCAGCTCGGCGCACAGTTGATCAGTCAGAGCTATGGCCGCGACGCGGAGCGGGAGGCCGACTACTACGGCATCAGATACATGCTGGACGCGGGCTACGACCCCGCCGCGGCGGTGGCGCTGCAGGAAACCTTCGTCAGACTCTCCGAGGGGCGCAGTCAGGCGGGCTGGCTGGAAGGCCTGTTCGCCAGCCATCCCCCTCACAGGAGCGTGTGGAGAACAACCGCCGACTGGTTCAGGAGTTGCTGCCGCAAACCCAGGGACGCGACCTGGAAACCGGCCGCGAGCGCTACCAGGAAGCCATCTCCTTCCTGAAGAAAAGCCAGCCCGCCTACGTTCTTTTAGACGAGGCCCGGCAGGAAGTCGCCGACGACGATCTTGAAGAAGCGATGGACAAGCTGCGCCAGGCTGAGGAGTCGCTTCCCCGGGAGGCCCGCTTCGTGGGTCTGCAGGGGACATCCTGCTGCACCAGGGCCGCTATCGTGAGGCGGTACGAACCTACGACCGAGCCCTGGCGCTGGATTCCGGCTATTTCGACTACTACCTGGGCCGTGGCGTGGCCCACGCCCGGCTGGGGTCGCGCGAGCAGGCGCGAACAGACCTCGAACGAAGCAGCGAGCTGCTGCCCACCGCGGTGGCGATGAATGAACTGGGCAAGATTGCGCTGCACGCGGGTGACACCGCCGCGGCCAGGCAGTATTTTCAGGCGGCTGCCAGCGGGCAGGGGGAAGTGAGCCAGCAGGCCCGGCAGGCTTTTGTGCGGCTGGATATCGGGGAAAACCCCGGCACCTATATCCAGTCCCGGCCCTTTCTGGAAAGCGGCGGGCGCCTTTTTGCCCAGCTCAGAAACGCCACTCAGTTGGACCTGCAGAACGTGGTAGTGGACTTCGGCGCTGTCACCGTCGATGGAACCGCTCGACAAACCCGCGTACTGAGAATCCTGCCTGCCGGCGCGAGCGTCAACGTCGACTCCGGCATTGTCCTGCAGGACGCCCGGCAACAGGTGCAGGTCCGCATCCGCGAGGCGCAGGTGCGCTAATGGGCCATGCGTGAAGTTCGGTAACTAAAGCGCACAGCCAGCGCTCAGAGAAAGGTGGGAAAATGCAGTACTAGCGGCGCTAATTCAAGTTTTTCCAACGCAGCTCTGGCCGCTGTGGCGAAGCGATCAGCAACCGAACTTTGCGCATGGCCTACTGTTCCCAGCTTCGCCAGCGGCGATCGGTGCTGCGCAGGCAGCTGGTGATGAGGTCGGCGACTAGTGTGCTATTCCCGCGAAAAGAGGTCATTTACCGGTTCAGGCCGGTGTATGCCAAAACCCTGGCCCATATTGACTCCCAGGCTTTGCAGCAGGGGGACCTGCTCCATGTCCTCTACATATTCCGCAATAGAGAAGATATCCATGGCCCTGGCCACTTTGGTCACCGCTTCAACGATGGCCTCGCCGGCTATGTGGGTGCCCATGTTCCGGATGAACTCGCCATCAATCTTCACATAGGCGACTGGTAGTCTCTCCAGATAGCCGAATGACGACATTCCACTGCCGAAGTCGTCCAGTGCAAAGCTAAAGCCGGCGTCCGCAAGCTGCTGCATGGCTTCAGCGGTACGGACCAGATTGGTTATCGCGGACGTCTCGGTCACTTCGAAACATATGCTGCTCGGGGAGACCCCAGGGTATTCACTGGCAATGCGACTGATAGCGGCGACGAAATCCTGGCTACCGAGAGTCGCCCCTGAGAGGTTAACGAACAGCAACGGCGACGTGACTGTCGGGGAGAGCGACCCAATCAACTCGAATGCCATTCCGACGATATGGTAATCCAGTTGCTCGACGATTCCGAAGCGCTCGGCTGCCGGAATGAATGCGCCGGGCGGGATGGGCTGGCCTGCGTCATCAATCAAGCGCGCCAGGAGCTCGACACACAGCCGGTCCTTGCTGCCGTCAAGCGCCACAATTTTCTGGCCCCATAGCACTACGTTATTGTCGGCAATGGCCTCTTTGATACGCGAGGCCCAGTCCATGTCAGCCTGCTGCTGCCGGATATCCTCGTCCTCCGGCTTGCTGATCTGAATCCGATTGCGGCCCTTCTCTTTCGCCAGGAAGCAGGCCGAATCCGCCAGACTCAGCGCCCGGGAAATTGGCGTGTCATCAGGACTACCAAAAACAGCCAGCCCTGCACTGAGCGTGATGCCGTAGCGACGATCGTTCCAGACGAAAATCAGCTCCTGAACTGCGTGACGCAGCTGGTTTGCGATTTCCTGCGCCACAGACTCCGTACAGTCCTTCAGCAGCAGAACAAACTCATCTCCTCCCACGCGGACCAGCAGGTCATCCTGACGCGTTCGTTTCTTCAAAATACTGGCGACCTGACACAATAGCTCGTCCCCCGCATGATGGCCGCAGCGGTCGTTGACGATCTTGAAATGGTCGAGATCCAGATATACCAGGACGTGAGTGCCGACCCGTTCAAATTCTGCACCAATGCCATCCAGCATCCTGCGGTTGGCCAGCCCGGTGAGAGGATCGTGTGCTGCCTGGTAGGCGACTTCCTGGGAAAGCCGATAGGTTTCGGTGACATCGTGGCCCTGCACAAAAATACCCGTGATTCGGTCAGTATCATCGCGAATGGGCTGGTACATAAGGTCGACAAACACCGTCTCCAGTTCGTCTCCCGGGGAACGCTGGAGATCGATCGGGATAGCCCTGCCCATGAAGGGACAGCCGGTGTCGTAGACCTTGTTCAGCTTGTCGAGAAACCCCTGGGGCACTACCTCCGGCAGTACTGTCGCAACCTCATAGCCAAGGATTTCGCGGTGGCCGACCAGCTGGTAATAGGCGTCGTTGGCCATATCGTATACATGCCGTGGTCCGGTCAATATGCAGACGAAGCCCGGAGCCTGCTGAAACAATTGCTCCAACCGGCGCCGCTGCGCTGACAGTATCTGTTGAACCTCCTGAATCCCCAGAGGACGCTCAGCGGCTTCCGTCTCCGAGTCCATCGCCATTCCCAATGAGTCTGGATTCAGGGCATTTCGGAAGCAGGTAAGTTCGGTGATATTGGTGGGCTGGGTCAACAGGTACCGGACCTCTCCGTTCACATCCAACAACGGTGTATTTACCACAGACCAGTAGCGTTGGCTTTCGCCCTGCTGCTTGGTAACTAGCTCAACGGTGTGGGTCCTGCGGTGTGTCCAGGCGTACTCACAAGACGCTTGAATGGGGGCTCGCTGCTCCTCGCTCGCCCCTGGAAACAGCTCGAAGAAAGCGTGCCCGAGCACCTCCTCACGGCTTCTGCCGCTTGCTTCCTCATAGGCCCGGTTACAGGCGACAATGACAAGTGCTCGATCAAGTATCGCCGCTGGCGCCGAACCGTGGAAAAACGTGGAATGCCAATCGAGGTCTGGAAGATTTACGCTCATGATTATAGTCGCCCCTTAGGTGCTCACGCACAGGTCAGCACGGGAAGCTTACCTGGAGCTGAGTGTAGCTTGGCGCAACTGCCCGGGAAAGGGTGGCAGTGCAATATTGCGCGGTCAGATCTTGATGTGTCGTACACCATAATCTTCCGGGTTTACGATACCCTCGAGCTTGCCGATCTGGGAGAAATCGACAGTGGTCAGGGTACTGTGGATGTTCTCGTTCATGAATTTCAGGTTTTTCACGACATGAACCTTGGTCGGGTTGCCTCGACCATCGACATCCATGATCCAGGCCAGGAATCCTCCTGAAAACCGGGCAAGTGCACCGATCGGGTAAAGACCATAGTGCTGGATGAACTCCACCAGTACGGTCCTGTCATAGGCTGTCGATTCCTCGTGTATACAACGGTAGACATCCAGGGGCGCGCGTGGAGCGACTCCATTGCGCGCATGAGAGAGCTTGTTGACTGCCTTGACAACTGATATCAGGCGTATGACGTCGGACAGATCAGCATCACGTTTCCCTGCGGGATACCCGGACCCGTCGAGCCGCTCGTTGGCATTTTCCAGCACATCCCGGCAGGTGGGACTGGGCTGGAAACCGAGAGCCTTGAGTTTCTCTCCCAGCACCGTGCTGTGCTGCTTGAGCATGCGCTTTTGCTCGGGACTCATGTGAGCCCGTAGGGAAGGCAGTTCCCGACTGACCAGCAGTGGCTTTCCGAGCGTGTGCAGGAGTATTCCCAGGGTGATCTCGCGCACCTGACCGTCATGCGGGTTGCGCATGAGCAAAAAATCGGCAGACTGCGCCGCCACCTGCACCGCGTGACGCACCCACTCGGGTTCTTCACGCAGGAAGGAAAGCGCGTAGAGCAGCGCCTTGCGGTCCTGGTACACCAGGTACAGCAGGGAATCCGCGCAATCGTACAGCAGTTCCTTCGGCAACATCGCGCGAGTCTTGATATACATGAGCGCCACCTGCAACTGGTGCGCGACCTCCAGGACACCCCGTTCCATTTTCGATTGCCGGTTCCTTATTTGTCCATCCAGCTCTTCCCGCTGCTGTAATTTTTTCTCCCGGGCACCTGCAACGAACAGGGGAGAATGCTCGGTCATCTTGTCATTGATACCCGCACGAAAGGCGGCCTCGCGTTCTACTTCCGCGGTGAAGTGAAACAGATCAGAGGTCTGGGTGGAAGTGATGTTGATGAATTCCACACCAATCGCGGCATAGCCGTGATTGCCGAAGGGGCGCAGGTGACGGACCCGTCCCTCGGCGTGGAAGCTCTCGCCATTGGGGAACTCGATGGTGACCCCCGGCAGTTCCTGGTCAACCCCCAGCGCAACGCTGTCCTCTATTGCAATATCAATCAGGCAACCACCAACGGACAGATTCCGCAAGCGCCCCTCAATACTCAGTTCGTGAAGATAGACCTCTACGCTTACCCGGGAGTGCATACCCAGTATGAAGGGGATTCGTACCGCTCCCCGGCTTTCCTCAACAAACACGGACTGCGGTAGTTCGCACTCCAGCCGATAGGTGACATGGCCCGTTTTCGAAAAGTTTACCGGTATGTTGCTGAGGCTGTAGACATCGCGCTCGGTTGCATCATGTCCTTTCAGTGCCTCGATGTCCAGATTCAGGCAGCCATCTTTGAAGTAACTTTCGATGTCCTGACCGGCGTACTCCGCACTGAGGACCAGATGGCCGGTTTCCGCAGTCAGCTCGACGGCTTGGGCAGAAAGTGAGTATGGCATCTCCTTGGCATACACTGAAATCTCATGGCGATTCTGCAGCAGGCTGCTGATCACTTTGGCGGCGGGGGCAGTGTGCTGGTGAGGGGAAGCCATGAGTTAGCCTGCAAAGATGCATTTCGTTTGCTTATTATAGGCGATTGTTCCTGGTACTGACAGCGATACCATGGCGAGTATGTGGTTTACTGTGTCTGAGTCCAGCTCCATCGAACAGCGCCGCCGTGAGCAGGCGGCCTTGCTGGGGGGCAGCAGCTGCGCTCAGGCGGCGTTTACCGCTGTCCGGTGGCGGCGAAACAGGCGTACCAGGATACTCGCGTTGATCAGCATGATGCAGCCGTAGAGGGTCGGCACAATGGCCAGCTTCCAGTCGTTGAGTATCGACAGGCTGAGAAAGGTGGCCATGGTCGCATTCTGGACCCCGATCTCGATGGCGAGCGTCAGAGCCTCGTCACCGCGCAGGTGGGCGCGCCTGGCGAGCAGCAGGCCCGAGCCCATGGCCAGCAGGTTCAGGAGCAGGATGACGGGACCCGCGACCAGGATGTTCTCGACCAACAGATCGAAGCTGATCAGCACGGAAAAGCCTATGACCAGGGCCAGTATCAGTACCGAGACCGGACGTAGATACACGGTGAGGCGGTCCGCGAGGGGCGCGCTGCCCCGGCGTAGCAACATGCCGCAGCTGACCGGTATGACCGTCAGCTGCAACAGGCTGCGCATGGTTCTGCCGACATCGAGTATGGGTGCCTGGCCATCGTTGTAGAACCAGGCCAGACCCAGCCCAATCAGCAAGGGTGTGCTGACAATGGTGATTATGCTGGCGCAGGCTGTCAGGGTGACCGACAGCGCGACATCGCCGCGGGCCGCGAACACCACTGCATTGGAGGTCACGCCGCCAGGGCAGGCCGCCAGGATAATCAGGCCCACAGCCATTGCCGGCGGCAGCGCGAACAGCAGCGCCAGGCTCCAGGCGATCAATGGCAGTACCAGCAATTGCCCGGTCAAACCCACGGCGGTGGCCCGGGGGCGGCGCAGCAGCCGGGCAAAGTCGGCCAGCGTGAGAGACAGGCCCAGGCTGAACATGATCGCCATCAGTCCCAGCGGGACGATGCGCGTATTGACAAGAGTAATCAATTCTTCAGACATGATGATGCAGTGCGTCTCCCACATAGCCGGGCATGATCAACAGGATACGGCAGCGCGGGTCAACCACCCCAGACATCCCGTTGCAGGCGCAGGAAGTTCAGCCCCATCACCTTTTCCACCAGTCGAGGCGACAACCCGCGCTGCTCCAGCAGCCCGGCAAGCTGCCGGAACTGGCCTGGCCCCTGCAGATCGGGCAGGAAGGGTACCACGCCGGCTTTTTCGCCGCGCGCGGCGATACCGGCTTCCTGCCGCGCCCGAATTTCCCGGTCGATCATTTCGTGATAGGCGGCCATGTCATCGATCGCGGTGGTGCCGCCATCGGTGCCTATCCCAACGTGGTCCTCGCCACAGATTTTGATGGCGTGCTCGATATGGCGTGCCACGTCATTGATATCGGGGAAACTGTCCTCTTTCAGGAAGGGCATGAAGTAGATACCTGCAACGCCCCCCTTGTCCGCCAGCAGGCGCAGTTCGCGGTCAGTCTTGTTGCGGGGCAGGTCGGCCAGGGCGCGGCAGCCGGTATGGCTGATGCAGATCGGGCTGTTGGAGGCTTCGATGGCGTCGAGGCAGGTCTGCTCACCGCTGTGGCTGAGGTCCACCAGCGTCGCGCTGGCATTGAGCTGCTGCACGATCTGGTGGCCAAAATCCGTCAGGCCGTGGTTGGCCGGGACCATGGAGCCGGCACCCACCCGATTCTCCACGTTGTAGGTGAGCTGCACGACTCTTACCCCAGCCCGGCAAAGATTTCCACCCGCCCGGCGTCCTCCTCCAGCATCGTGGTGTTCTGGAAACCGAAAATCACGCCGGTGCGGCCCGACTTGTGGGCTTCCAGTACATCCTCGCTGCGACGAACCTTGAGCAGGTACTGCGGGTAGCTGGCAATGATTCGGTTCCAGGCGGCGATCTCCCGAACCGTGTATTCGAACGGTTCTGCGGGGCCCGCCACGTGCCCCAGGGTAATATTGACGGCACTCGTTCCGGAGGCCTGCAGATCCTGCAGGGCGCGTTCGTCGAGATAGGCATGGCTGCTTTTCACGGCGCGGGTGCTACCGTTGTTCTGCTGTTCCTGCTGCAACCGCAGGTTGGGGTTGCCGATGCCCCCCAGATAATTGATGACGATGCCCTGCGCCGGATCAAAACCGGTGGTCTCGCCTGCCTGCCTCGCCAATCCCACGCCCGATGCAGAGAGAGCTGCGCTGGCGGCGGAAAAGCGCAGCAGAGTCCTGCGACTGAATTTGTCCATGATGATCACCTGTTGCTGGATGGGAATGGCCGATTAAGCGGTGTGTTCCCACAGCGCTCAGAATTCATAGCTGACTGATACTCCTACCGTGCGCGGCTGGGTCGTCAGGATGCGGTCCGGGATGCCTTCGAGGGCTTCCACGGTCCAGTTTACCGGCTCCCTGACATCGCCGATATTGGTCACATACAGCGCCGTTTGCCAGCGCTCGATGTCGGCCCCCACACGGGCACCTGCGAGAATGTAGTCGCCGTATTCGCGGGCATCACTGGAGCGCCTGGAAAAGGTTGTAAGGGCCTTGCCGGTGTAGGAGGCATCGAACGCGACGTGAGCCTGGTAGCCTGCCAGGGTAAATTGCTGCTGTACAATAATTCCGGCTGAAAACGGGAAGGTGTCGGGCAGCTTGTCGCCATCCCGGCCGGCGCTAATGTCGCCGGCCTGGTAACCCGGAGTGTCCTCCGCCAGGGTCTGCTCAGAGTAGCTGGCGTTCCAGCGGATGCTGAAGCCCGGCAGGGCCCGTGGCTGCAGCACAGATTCCAGCTCTATACCCAAAAGGTCCGCTTCGCCGGCATTGGCGACGTACTCAAAGGCCTGGGTTTGGTCCAGCAGGCCGACCTGAATATCCTCCCACTGCATCGCATAGATCGCGCCGTTGAAACGCAGTTGCCGGTCCAGCCACTCGGTTTTCCAGCCCAGCTCGATATTCTTGACGAAGTCGGGCTGGTAGCCACGCGGTACCGGCAGGCCGCCCTCGGTGTTCAGGTTGAGGGGGTTGGCGCCGCCTTCGCGAAAGCCCTCGGAGTAGACCAGATAGGCCAGAATATCCTCATTGAAGCGATAGGAGGCCTGCAGTTTGTAGATGATATCGTCGGATTCCGCGCTCAAGGGGTCCTGCAGGCCCACGGGCTCACCGAAGGGCGATTGTAGTTCATTGGCTCGTGAGCCGGTCTCGATCTCAAAAGCCCTGACGCCTGCCAGCAGCTCCAGCCGATCGCTGACGGTGTAGGTGATTTCGCCAAACAATGCCTTGTTGGTGAGATCGGAATCTGCCCGGGTATCAAAAAAACTGGTCGGCGAGTCAGGCACCAGCCCGGTGGCGGGATCGACAAAATAACCGATGGAACTGTTGCTCGCCTCGCGTTCCTGATAGAAGCCACCGACGATGAACTGGAGCGGACCCTGCAGCCGCGACGCATATCGCAGCTCCGCGCTCAACAGTTCGTTGTCCCGGTTCTGGTTGACGCTGCCCGGTGCGGGGACAAACTGGGATACATCGAATGAGAAAAACGTTTTCCGGTTGTAATGGGACACCGTGGCGGTGATATCGCCTCGGGCCAGTTCGTGATCCAGGGTCAGGTTGTACATCTCCAACTCATCGGAGAAGGGAGTCCTGACGAGGCCGTCACGGGCATCTTCGTCCTGCGTGACCAACGGCTGGTCATCGAGATCCAGCTTCTGATACCAGCCGGAGGCGGTGAGCGTAGTGCGTTCCCCCAGTACCAGAGTGGCCATCAGGCGGCCGCCGCTGGTTTCTTCGCTATTGCTGTTGCTGATTCCCAGCCCGGGCAGGTCCACGTAGCCGTCCGAATCGCGGTGGAAGCCCACTGCCCGCAACGCAAGGCGGTCGTCGATAACCGGCACGTTGAGCATCCCGTTCAATTGATAGATCTCCCCTGCGCCGCGCGAACGGGTACCTGCGTCGGCCTGCAGCGAGCCCTCGACCGCGCTCAGCTGTGGCTTGTTGGTGATGTACCGCAGGGTGCCGCCCTGGGAGCCGCTACCATAGAGTGTGCCCTGCGGGCCTCGCAATACTTCCACCCGTTCCAGATCGTACAGTTGCAGGTCGGTTTGCGCCACATTGGTGCCGCCGGCGCCGGTGGTCGGGATTTCATCAAAGTAGGTGCCCACCTGGGCGGCACCGGCGGACGAGGACAAGCCGCGAATAATGATCTGCTGATTGCCGGGGCCATTGTCCACCGCGCTGAGGCCAGCGATAAACTTCGACAGGTCCTGGAAGCCCATGGCATGGGTTTTTTGCAGGGCGTCGGCCCCTATCGCGGAGATATTGGTAGGCATGTCCTGGACGCTGCTGGCGCCGCGCTTGGACGCTGTGACCACCACTTCCTCCAGGGCATCCTGGGCGACGCTGCCGGTACTGGCGCCGGCAATTGCCAGCGCAATCATTGTTTGCTTGTAGGGCTTCATAGTAGGCTCTCTTTGCCAGCGGTTACTGTAATACCGGGAATC
It contains:
- a CDS encoding SRPBCC family protein: MTDKTKAVVGAVQLERVIDAPADRVWTLLRWENVAALAAGGFFASAEYEGLPNRPGAIRRLVFEGAPPLVERLETFDESNMHYTYRILEPGPMPVVTYVGAVGVVSLGESRCRVVLEARFEPVRGVGVDDFRALYRQNNTLLLNFLAGRVDA
- a CDS encoding M48 family metalloprotease; translated protein: MSVLSRGGLIALILALTSLNLTGCSTNPVTGESEFSLVSPAQEISIGEQQYLPSRQSQGGDYQVDRELSEYVNRVGQRLAAVSDSDLPYEFSVLNNGVPNAWALPGGKIAINRGLLVELGSEAELAAVLGHEIVHAAARHGAQSVTRGTLLQGALVVGMIASADSEYSNLIVGGAQLGAQLISQSYGRDAEREADYYGIRYMLDAGYDPAAAVALQETFVRLSEGRSQAGWLEGLFASHPPHRSVWRTTADWFRSCCRKPRDATWKPAASATRKPSPS
- a CDS encoding sensor domain-containing protein; amino-acid sequence: MSVNLPDLDWHSTFFHGSAPAAILDRALVIVACNRAYEEASGRSREEVLGHAFFELFPGASEEQRAPIQASCEYAWTHRRTHTVELVTKQQGESQRYWSVVNTPLLDVNGEVRYLLTQPTNITELTCFRNALNPDSLGMAMDSETEAAERPLGIQEVQQILSAQRRRLEQLFQQAPGFVCILTGPRHVYDMANDAYYQLVGHREILGYEVATVLPEVVPQGFLDKLNKVYDTGCPFMGRAIPIDLQRSPGDELETVFVDLMYQPIRDDTDRITGIFVQGHDVTETYRLSQEVAYQAAHDPLTGLANRRMLDGIGAEFERVGTHVLVYLDLDHFKIVNDRCGHHAGDELLCQVASILKKRTRQDDLLVRVGGDEFVLLLKDCTESVAQEIANQLRHAVQELIFVWNDRRYGITLSAGLAVFGSPDDTPISRALSLADSACFLAKEKGRNRIQISKPEDEDIRQQQADMDWASRIKEAIADNNVVLWGQKIVALDGSKDRLCVELLARLIDDAGQPIPPGAFIPAAERFGIVEQLDYHIVGMAFELIGSLSPTVTSPLLFVNLSGATLGSQDFVAAISRIASEYPGVSPSSICFEVTETSAITNLVRTAEAMQQLADAGFSFALDDFGSGMSSFGYLERLPVAYVKIDGEFIRNMGTHIAGEAIVEAVTKVARAMDIFSIAEYVEDMEQVPLLQSLGVNMGQGFGIHRPEPVNDLFSRE
- a CDS encoding PilZ domain-containing protein, yielding MASPHQHTAPAAKVISSLLQNRHEISVYAKEMPYSLSAQAVELTAETGHLVLSAEYAGQDIESYFKDGCLNLDIEALKGHDATERDVYSLSNIPVNFSKTGHVTYRLECELPQSVFVEESRGAVRIPFILGMHSRVSVEVYLHELSIEGRLRNLSVGGCLIDIAIEDSVALGVDQELPGVTIEFPNGESFHAEGRVRHLRPFGNHGYAAIGVEFINITSTQTSDLFHFTAEVEREAAFRAGINDKMTEHSPLFVAGAREKKLQQREELDGQIRNRQSKMERGVLEVAHQLQVALMYIKTRAMLPKELLYDCADSLLYLVYQDRKALLYALSFLREEPEWVRHAVQVAAQSADFLLMRNPHDGQVREITLGILLHTLGKPLLVSRELPSLRAHMSPEQKRMLKQHSTVLGEKLKALGFQPSPTCRDVLENANERLDGSGYPAGKRDADLSDVIRLISVVKAVNKLSHARNGVAPRAPLDVYRCIHEESTAYDRTVLVEFIQHYGLYPIGALARFSGGFLAWIMDVDGRGNPTKVHVVKNLKFMNENIHSTLTTVDFSQIGKLEGIVNPEDYGVRHIKI
- a CDS encoding bile acid:sodium symporter family protein; protein product: MSEELITLVNTRIVPLGLMAIMFSLGLSLTLADFARLLRRPRATAVGLTGQLLVLPLIAWSLALLFALPPAMAVGLIILAACPGGVTSNAVVFAARGDVALSVTLTACASIITIVSTPLLIGLGLAWFYNDGQAPILDVGRTMRSLLQLTVIPVSCGMLLRRGSAPLADRLTVYLRPVSVLILALVIGFSVLISFDLLVENILVAGPVILLLNLLAMGSGLLLARRAHLRGDEALTLAIEIGVQNATMATFLSLSILNDWKLAIVPTLYGCIMLINASILVRLFRRHRTAVNAA
- a CDS encoding TonB-dependent receptor; the protein is MKPYKQTMIALAIAGASTGSVAQDALEEVVVTASKRGASSVQDMPTNISAIGADALQKTHAMGFQDLSKFIAGLSAVDNGPGNQQIIIRGLSSSAGAAQVGTYFDEIPTTGAGGTNVAQTDLQLYDLERVEVLRGPQGTLYGSGSQGGTLRYITNKPQLSAVEGSLQADAGTRSRGAGEIYQLNGMLNVPVIDDRLALRAVGFHRDSDGYVDLPGLGISNSNSEETSGGRLMATLVLGERTTLTASGWYQKLDLDDQPLVTQDEDARDGLVRTPFSDELEMYNLTLDHELARGDITATVSHYNRKTFFSFDVSQFVPAPGSVNQNRDNELLSAELRYASRLQGPLQFIVGGFYQEREASNSSIGYFVDPATGLVPDSPTSFFDTRADSDLTNKALFGEITYTVSDRLELLAGVRAFEIETGSRANELQSPFGEPVGLQDPLSAESDDIIYKLQASYRFNEDILAYLVYSEGFREGGANPLNLNTEGGLPVPRGYQPDFVKNIELGWKTEWLDRQLRFNGAIYAMQWEDIQVGLLDQTQAFEYVANAGEADLLGIELESVLQPRALPGFSIRWNASYSEQTLAEDTPGYQAGDISAGRDGDKLPDTFPFSAGIIVQQQFTLAGYQAHVAFDASYTGKALTTFSRRSSDAREYGDYILAGARVGADIERWQTALYVTNIGDVREPVNWTVEALEGIPDRILTTQPRTVGVSVSYEF